The Thermoplasmata archaeon nucleotide sequence AGGACAACATCCCGTTCCATTCCATCATTTGGCCCGCGATTCTCATGGGCCTAGGAGATATGCAGCTCCCTTACGATATCCCTGCCAACGAATACCTTATGATCGGCGGTGGAAAGCTCTCCAAGAGTCGCGGAGGAGCGATCGACATCCCCAGTGTTCTCGAGAAGTACGATGCGGACGTCGTAAGATACTATCTGTCTGCAGTCATGCCCGATACCCACGACTCGGAGTTCACCTGGGAGGATTTCCAGACAAAGGTGAATACCGAATTGGTGGCCAACCTCGGTAACTTCTTCCACAGGTCACTGGACTTCTCCAAGAAGAACTTCGGAACCATCCCTGCGGGAGATTTGGATCCGGATGTCACCAAGGCAATCGAGGAGGCTGTCAAGGAGTTCAGCGAATGCCTCGGTCGCTGCGATTTCAAGAAGGCGTTGAAGGCCGTCATGAACTTGTCGTCCTTCGGAAACAAGTACTTCAACGATGCGGCGCCCTGGAAACTCGTAAAGGAGGACAAGGACGCATGCGGAAAGGTGATTCACAACGTCCTCAGAATCGTCCAGGCACTATCGATCATCTCTTGGCCTTATGTGCCTGCTGCAGCAGAAAAAGTGTGGGGATTCCTAGGGAACGCAGGAACCATACAGGATGCAGGACTGTCCGCAGCAACGAAGGATGTCGCCACCGGACAGCAGCTCAACGATTCGGTACCTGTATTCAAGAAGCTGGACATTCCAGAGCTCAAGCAGAATAACCAGAAACAGGAGAACAAGCAGGAGCAGCCCGCTACATTCACCGGACCGTTCGCAGACTTCAGGCGTCTGGATATCCGTGTGGGTACGATCGTATCCGTCGAGGATCATCCTGAAGCCGAGAAGCTCTATGTACTGAAGGTCAACCTGGGAGAGGAAGAGCCCAGGCAATTGGTGACGAACATCAAGTCCCTGTTCTCAAAGGATTACATGATGGGAAGGAGGCTCCTTGTGATCTCCAATCTGAAGAAGGCCAAGTTCCGCGGAGTGGAATCCTTCGGTATGCTCATGGCAGCCGATGACGAAGGGGTTGGAGGAGACCATCTGGCGCTTCTTAAGCCCAACACCGATGTGCCTGACGGAACCAAATTGAACTGCGGATTGGAGAACTCCTCATCAAGGATCGAGCTCAAGCAGTTCGAGGCTGTCAAGATCAAGGTATCATCCATTAAGGACGGTAAGTTCATGGGCAAGGACATCAAGCTGCCCGCCAACACCCCAAGGATGGTCACCGCAGTCATCGACGGCGATAATGTCATCCCGCTGGGTGACGGAAAGGAGTGTGTCATCACGGTCGATGACGATTCCCAGATCCTT carries:
- the metG gene encoding methionine--tRNA ligase; amino-acid sequence: MSKVCINIAWPYANGPIHLGHVAGSLLPPDIFRRYNLLLGNEVLMVGGSDQHGTPITISAEKCGMSPEEYADKYHEINKKAIEDLNIHYFFNKTHCPVHFEVVQDVFKRLMDNGYIYVRETNQYFCPKCDRFLPDRYVEGICPKCGAEKTRSDQCDSCGTTFEPGDLKEPYCTLCGSTPEIRPTKHFFLKLSAFTDRLIDYVKDKDYWRPNVKSFTQNWLQGEGLTDRAITRDMSWGVPIPVEGWDDKVIYVWFDAVIGYLSASVEYSRQIGKPDYWKEFWQNPDCKHYYFIGKDNIPFHSIIWPAILMGLGDMQLPYDIPANEYLMIGGGKLSKSRGGAIDIPSVLEKYDADVVRYYLSAVMPDTHDSEFTWEDFQTKVNTELVANLGNFFHRSLDFSKKNFGTIPAGDLDPDVTKAIEEAVKEFSECLGRCDFKKALKAVMNLSSFGNKYFNDAAPWKLVKEDKDACGKVIHNVLRIVQALSIISWPYVPAAAEKVWGFLGNAGTIQDAGLSAATKDVATGQQLNDSVPVFKKLDIPELKQNNQKQENKQEQPATFTGPFADFRRLDIRVGTIVSVEDHPEAEKLYVLKVNLGEEEPRQLVTNIKSLFSKDYMMGRRLLVISNLKKAKFRGVESFGMLMAADDEGVGGDHLALLKPNTDVPDGTKLNCGLENSSSRIELKQFEAVKIKVSSIKDGKFMGKDIKLPANTPRMVTAVIDGDNVIPLGDGKECVITVDDDSQILDGADVR